From Pongo pygmaeus isolate AG05252 chromosome 1, NHGRI_mPonPyg2-v2.0_pri, whole genome shotgun sequence, one genomic window encodes:
- the LOC129010419 gene encoding solute carrier family 35 member E2A isoform X4, with protein MSSSVKTPALEELVPGSEEKPKGRSPLSWGSLFGHRSEKIVFAKSDGGADENVLTVTITETTVIESDLGVWSSRALLYLTLWFFFSFCTLFLNKYILSLLGGEPSMLGAVQMLSTTVIGCVKTLVPCCLYQHKARLSYPPNFLMTMLFVGLMRFATVVLGLVSLKNVAVSFAETVKSSAPIFTVIMSRMILGEYTGRPSDREEQEELQLQPGRGAAASDRRSPVPPSECHGLRPHGENLPNDFQQGASTGLVCRNGMVSSGLSSAGATGYIRLLST; from the exons ATGTCGTCCTCGGTGAAAACCCCGGCACTGGAAGAGCTCGTTCCTGGCTCTGAAGAGAAGCCGAAAGGCAGGTCGCCTCTCAGCTGGGGCTCTCTGTTTGGTCACCGAAGTGAGAAGATTGTTTTTGCCAAGAGCGACGGCGGCGCAGATGAGAACGTACTGACCGTCACCATCACGGAGACCACGGTCATCGAGTCAGACTTGGGTGTGTGGAGCTCGCGGGCGCTGCTCTACCTCACGCTGTGGTTCTTCTTCAGCTTCTGCACGCTCTTCCTCAACAAGTACATCCTGTCCCTGCTGGGAGGCGAGCCCAGCATGCTAG GCGCGGTGCAGATGCTGTCCACCACGGTTATCGGGTGTGTGAAAACCCTCGTTCCTTGCTGTTTATATCAGCACAAGGCCCGGCTTTCCTACCCACCCAACTTCCTTATGACGATGCTGTTTGTGGGTCTGATGAG GTTTGCAACTGTGGTTTTGGGTTTGGTCAGCCTGAAAAATGTGGCGGTTTCGTTTGCTGAGACGGTGAAGAGCTCCGCCCCCATCTTCACGGTGATCATGTCTCGGATGATTCTGGGGGAGTACACAG GACGTCCCAGTGATCGGGAGGAGCAGGAAGAGCTTCAGCTACAACCAGGACGTGGTGCTGCTGCTTCTGACAGACGGAGTCCTGTTCCACCTTCAGAGTGTCACGGCCTACGCCCTCATGGGGAAAATCTCCCCAATGACTttcag CAGGGTGCTTCAACTGGTCTTGTCtgcaggaatggaatggtttcttCTGGGCTGTCCAGTGCAGGAGCCACTGGCTACATACGGCtcctgagcacttga
- the LOC129010419 gene encoding solute carrier family 35 member E2A isoform X6: MSSSVKTPALEELVPGSEEKPKGRSPLSWGSLFGHRSEKIVFAKSDGGADENVLTVTITETTVIESDLGVWSSRALLYLTLWFFFSFCTLFLNKYILSLLGGEPSMLGAVQMLSTTVIGCVKTLVPCCLYQHKARLSYPPNFLMTMLFVGLMRFATVVLGLVSLKNVAVSFAETVKSSAPIFTVIMSRMILGEYTGRPSDREEQEELQLQPGRGAAASDRRSPVPPSECHGLRPHGENLPNDFQVQT, translated from the exons ATGTCGTCCTCGGTGAAAACCCCGGCACTGGAAGAGCTCGTTCCTGGCTCTGAAGAGAAGCCGAAAGGCAGGTCGCCTCTCAGCTGGGGCTCTCTGTTTGGTCACCGAAGTGAGAAGATTGTTTTTGCCAAGAGCGACGGCGGCGCAGATGAGAACGTACTGACCGTCACCATCACGGAGACCACGGTCATCGAGTCAGACTTGGGTGTGTGGAGCTCGCGGGCGCTGCTCTACCTCACGCTGTGGTTCTTCTTCAGCTTCTGCACGCTCTTCCTCAACAAGTACATCCTGTCCCTGCTGGGAGGCGAGCCCAGCATGCTAG GCGCGGTGCAGATGCTGTCCACCACGGTTATCGGGTGTGTGAAAACCCTCGTTCCTTGCTGTTTATATCAGCACAAGGCCCGGCTTTCCTACCCACCCAACTTCCTTATGACGATGCTGTTTGTGGGTCTGATGAG GTTTGCAACTGTGGTTTTGGGTTTGGTCAGCCTGAAAAATGTGGCGGTTTCGTTTGCTGAGACGGTGAAGAGCTCCGCCCCCATCTTCACGGTGATCATGTCTCGGATGATTCTGGGGGAGTACACAG GACGTCCCAGTGATCGGGAGGAGCAGGAAGAGCTTCAGCTACAACCAGGACGTGGTGCTGCTGCTTCTGACAGACGGAGTCCTGTTCCACCTTCAGAGTGTCACGGCCTACGCCCTCATGGGGAAAATCTCCCCAATGACTttcag GTTCAGACTTAA
- the LOC129010419 gene encoding solute carrier family 35 member E2A isoform X3, producing the protein MSSSVKTPALEELVPGSEEKPKGRSPLSWGSLFGHRSEKIVFAKSDGGADENVLTVTITETTVIESDLGVWSSRALLYLTLWFFFSFCTLFLNKYILSLLGGEPSMLGAVQMLSTTVIGCVKTLVPCCLYQHKARLSYPPNFLMTMLFVGLMRFATVVLGLVSLKNVAVSFAETVKSSAPIFTVIMSRMILGEYTGRPSDREEQEELQLQPGRGAAASDRRSPVPPSECHGLRPHGENLPNDFQEWNGFFWAVQCRSHWLHTAPEHLKCGEYNKNQIRNSS; encoded by the exons ATGTCGTCCTCGGTGAAAACCCCGGCACTGGAAGAGCTCGTTCCTGGCTCTGAAGAGAAGCCGAAAGGCAGGTCGCCTCTCAGCTGGGGCTCTCTGTTTGGTCACCGAAGTGAGAAGATTGTTTTTGCCAAGAGCGACGGCGGCGCAGATGAGAACGTACTGACCGTCACCATCACGGAGACCACGGTCATCGAGTCAGACTTGGGTGTGTGGAGCTCGCGGGCGCTGCTCTACCTCACGCTGTGGTTCTTCTTCAGCTTCTGCACGCTCTTCCTCAACAAGTACATCCTGTCCCTGCTGGGAGGCGAGCCCAGCATGCTAG GCGCGGTGCAGATGCTGTCCACCACGGTTATCGGGTGTGTGAAAACCCTCGTTCCTTGCTGTTTATATCAGCACAAGGCCCGGCTTTCCTACCCACCCAACTTCCTTATGACGATGCTGTTTGTGGGTCTGATGAG GTTTGCAACTGTGGTTTTGGGTTTGGTCAGCCTGAAAAATGTGGCGGTTTCGTTTGCTGAGACGGTGAAGAGCTCCGCCCCCATCTTCACGGTGATCATGTCTCGGATGATTCTGGGGGAGTACACAG GACGTCCCAGTGATCGGGAGGAGCAGGAAGAGCTTCAGCTACAACCAGGACGTGGTGCTGCTGCTTCTGACAGACGGAGTCCTGTTCCACCTTCAGAGTGTCACGGCCTACGCCCTCATGGGGAAAATCTCCCCAATGACTttcag gaatggaatggtttcttCTGGGCTGTCCAGTGCAGGAGCCACTGGCTACATACGGCtcctgagcacttgaaatgtggagAATATAACAAGAACCAGATTCGGAATTCAAGCTGA
- the LOC129010419 gene encoding uncharacterized protein LOC129010419 isoform X1 yields MSSSVKTPALEELVPGSEEKPKGRSPLSWGSLFGHRSEKIVFAKSDGGADENVLTVTITETTVIESDLGVWSSRALLYLTLWFFFSFCTLFLNKYILSLLGGEPSMLGAVQMLSTTVIGCVKTLVPCCLYQHKARLSYPPNFLMTMLFVGLMRFATVVLGLVSLKNVAVSFAETVKSSAPIFTVIMSRMILGEYTGEAPGPRPTTCIPPSGVSIRGARLCRLPWGSAARTTQSGAHTGSAFTSPLKRFPHGHVCARVLEPGVCQVFSHWHAEFRAGLCLVTLTGWGDRWGLGRFLASKITAGANHSSEEDGRGPPLASTTLAAVAPGPWARLCQHPTASPAPATTGLSWAPAPDLSCNPGSCLSHLLMTHRQFPATHRPHVAYPVWLHENQRGAEAPTERGILHGVGGCTHVRLFKKRQDLKAEGSVCLPLGTGGGRGSRVGLGLPHVHLRPAYTFR; encoded by the exons ATGTCGTCCTCGGTGAAAACCCCGGCACTGGAAGAGCTCGTTCCTGGCTCTGAAGAGAAGCCGAAAGGCAGGTCGCCTCTCAGCTGGGGCTCTCTGTTTGGTCACCGAAGTGAGAAGATTGTTTTTGCCAAGAGCGACGGCGGCGCAGATGAGAACGTACTGACCGTCACCATCACGGAGACCACGGTCATCGAGTCAGACTTGGGTGTGTGGAGCTCGCGGGCGCTGCTCTACCTCACGCTGTGGTTCTTCTTCAGCTTCTGCACGCTCTTCCTCAACAAGTACATCCTGTCCCTGCTGGGAGGCGAGCCCAGCATGCTAG GCGCGGTGCAGATGCTGTCCACCACGGTTATCGGGTGTGTGAAAACCCTCGTTCCTTGCTGTTTATATCAGCACAAGGCCCGGCTTTCCTACCCACCCAACTTCCTTATGACGATGCTGTTTGTGGGTCTGATGAG GTTTGCAACTGTGGTTTTGGGTTTGGTCAGCCTGAAAAATGTGGCGGTTTCGTTTGCTGAGACGGTGAAGAGCTCCGCCCCCATCTTCACGGTGATCATGTCTCGGATGATTCTGGGGGAGTACACAGGTGAGGCCCCTGGGCCCCGCCCCACCACCTGCATCCCACCATCCGGGGTCTCCATCCGTGGTGCCCGTCTCTGCCGCCTCCCATGGGGCTCTGCCGCGAGGACCACTCAGAGCGGTGCCCACACTGGCAGTGCCTTCACTTCTCCCCTGAAACGTTTTCCCCACGGTCACGTGTGCGCACGTGTCTTGGAGCCTGGCGTCTGCCAGGTGTTCTCACACTGGCATGCGGAGTTCAGGGCAGGTTTGTGCCTCGTGACCCTAACTGGGTGGGGAGACAGGTGGGGACTGGGCAGATTCCTGGCAAGCAAGATTACTGCAGGTGCCAATCACTCATCCGAAGAGGACGGGCGGGGGCCGCCTTTGGCCAGCACCACACTGGCGGCCGTGGCTCCTGGTCCGTGGGCCCGCCTGTGCCAGCACCCCACAGCCTCCccagcacccgccaccacagGCCTCTCCTGGGCCCCAGCCCCTGACCTCAGCTGCAACCCAGGCTCCTGCCTCTCCCACCTCTTAATGACTCACCGGCAATTTCCAGCAACACATCGGCCCCATGTCGCATACCCAGTGTGGCTGCATGAAAACCAGCGAGGGGCAGAGGCGCCCACAGAGCGCGGCATCTTGCACGGAGTGGGGGGGTGCACACATGTTCGCTTATTTAAGAAACGACAAGATCTTAAGGCCGAGGGAAGTGTCTGTCTGCCTTTGGGGACGGGAGGAGGCCGAGGGTCCAGGGTGGGGTTGGGCTTGCCCCACGTGCACTTGAGACCCGCATACACGTTTAGGTGA
- the LOC129010419 gene encoding solute carrier family 35 member E2A isoform X5 gives MSSSVKTPALEELVPGSEEKPKGRSPLSWGSLFGHRSEKIVFAKSDGGADENVLTVTITETTVIESDLGVWSSRALLYLTLWFFFSFCTLFLNKYILSLLGGEPSMLGAVQMLSTTVIGCVKTLVPCCLYQHKARLSYPPNFLMTMLFVGLMRFATVVLGLVSLKNVAVSFAETVKSSAPIFTVIMSRMILGEYTGRPSDREEQEELQLQPGRGAAASDRRSPVPPSECHGLRPHGENLPNDFQNSRVLQLVLSAGMEWFLLGCPVQEPLATYGS, from the exons ATGTCGTCCTCGGTGAAAACCCCGGCACTGGAAGAGCTCGTTCCTGGCTCTGAAGAGAAGCCGAAAGGCAGGTCGCCTCTCAGCTGGGGCTCTCTGTTTGGTCACCGAAGTGAGAAGATTGTTTTTGCCAAGAGCGACGGCGGCGCAGATGAGAACGTACTGACCGTCACCATCACGGAGACCACGGTCATCGAGTCAGACTTGGGTGTGTGGAGCTCGCGGGCGCTGCTCTACCTCACGCTGTGGTTCTTCTTCAGCTTCTGCACGCTCTTCCTCAACAAGTACATCCTGTCCCTGCTGGGAGGCGAGCCCAGCATGCTAG GCGCGGTGCAGATGCTGTCCACCACGGTTATCGGGTGTGTGAAAACCCTCGTTCCTTGCTGTTTATATCAGCACAAGGCCCGGCTTTCCTACCCACCCAACTTCCTTATGACGATGCTGTTTGTGGGTCTGATGAG GTTTGCAACTGTGGTTTTGGGTTTGGTCAGCCTGAAAAATGTGGCGGTTTCGTTTGCTGAGACGGTGAAGAGCTCCGCCCCCATCTTCACGGTGATCATGTCTCGGATGATTCTGGGGGAGTACACAG GACGTCCCAGTGATCGGGAGGAGCAGGAAGAGCTTCAGCTACAACCAGGACGTGGTGCTGCTGCTTCTGACAGACGGAGTCCTGTTCCACCTTCAGAGTGTCACGGCCTACGCCCTCATGGGGAAAATCTCCCCAATGACTttcag AATAGCAGGGTGCTTCAACTGGTCTTGTCtgcaggaatggaatggtttcttCTGGGCTGTCCAGTGCAGGAGCCACTGGCTACATACGGCtcctga
- the LOC129010419 gene encoding solute carrier family 35 member E2A isoform X2 encodes MSSSVKTPALEELVPGSEEKPKGRSPLSWGSLFGHRSEKIVFAKSDGGADENVLTVTITETTVIESDLGVWSSRALLYLTLWFFFSFCTLFLNKYILSLLGGEPSMLGAVQMLSTTVIGCVKTLVPCCLYQHKARLSYPPNFLMTMLFVGLMRFATVVLGLVSLKNVAVSFAETVKSSAPIFTVIMSRMILGEYTGRPSDREEQEELQLQPGRGAAASDRRSPVPPSECHGLRPHGENLPNDFQNLTLWPRLEFSITVSAHCKLRLPSSHHSPASASGVAGTTGARHRAQLSFLCVF; translated from the exons ATGTCGTCCTCGGTGAAAACCCCGGCACTGGAAGAGCTCGTTCCTGGCTCTGAAGAGAAGCCGAAAGGCAGGTCGCCTCTCAGCTGGGGCTCTCTGTTTGGTCACCGAAGTGAGAAGATTGTTTTTGCCAAGAGCGACGGCGGCGCAGATGAGAACGTACTGACCGTCACCATCACGGAGACCACGGTCATCGAGTCAGACTTGGGTGTGTGGAGCTCGCGGGCGCTGCTCTACCTCACGCTGTGGTTCTTCTTCAGCTTCTGCACGCTCTTCCTCAACAAGTACATCCTGTCCCTGCTGGGAGGCGAGCCCAGCATGCTAG GCGCGGTGCAGATGCTGTCCACCACGGTTATCGGGTGTGTGAAAACCCTCGTTCCTTGCTGTTTATATCAGCACAAGGCCCGGCTTTCCTACCCACCCAACTTCCTTATGACGATGCTGTTTGTGGGTCTGATGAG GTTTGCAACTGTGGTTTTGGGTTTGGTCAGCCTGAAAAATGTGGCGGTTTCGTTTGCTGAGACGGTGAAGAGCTCCGCCCCCATCTTCACGGTGATCATGTCTCGGATGATTCTGGGGGAGTACACAG GACGTCCCAGTGATCGGGAGGAGCAGGAAGAGCTTCAGCTACAACCAGGACGTGGTGCTGCTGCTTCTGACAGACGGAGTCCTGTTCCACCTTCAGAGTGTCACGGCCTACGCCCTCATGGGGAAAATCTCCCCAATGACTttcag aatctcactctttggcccaggctggagttcagtatcacagtctcggctcactgcaagctccgcctcccgagttcacaccattctcctgcctcagcctccggagtagctgggactacaggcgcccgccaccgcgcccagctaagttttttgtgtgttttttag
- the LOC129010419 gene encoding solute carrier family 35 member E2A isoform X7, whose product MSSSVKTPALEELVPGSEEKPKGRSPLSWGSLFGHRSEKIVFAKSDGGADENVLTVTITETTVIESDLGVWSSRALLYLTLWFFFSFCTLFLNKYILSLLGGEPSMLGAVQMLSTTVIGCVKTLVPCCLYQHKARLSYPPNFLMTMLFVGLMRFATVVLGLVSLKNVAVSFAETVKSSAPIFTVIMSRMILGEYTVSPGKTESSRIATCAAVGAWILGRFCLFFVHLF is encoded by the exons ATGTCGTCCTCGGTGAAAACCCCGGCACTGGAAGAGCTCGTTCCTGGCTCTGAAGAGAAGCCGAAAGGCAGGTCGCCTCTCAGCTGGGGCTCTCTGTTTGGTCACCGAAGTGAGAAGATTGTTTTTGCCAAGAGCGACGGCGGCGCAGATGAGAACGTACTGACCGTCACCATCACGGAGACCACGGTCATCGAGTCAGACTTGGGTGTGTGGAGCTCGCGGGCGCTGCTCTACCTCACGCTGTGGTTCTTCTTCAGCTTCTGCACGCTCTTCCTCAACAAGTACATCCTGTCCCTGCTGGGAGGCGAGCCCAGCATGCTAG GCGCGGTGCAGATGCTGTCCACCACGGTTATCGGGTGTGTGAAAACCCTCGTTCCTTGCTGTTTATATCAGCACAAGGCCCGGCTTTCCTACCCACCCAACTTCCTTATGACGATGCTGTTTGTGGGTCTGATGAG GTTTGCAACTGTGGTTTTGGGTTTGGTCAGCCTGAAAAATGTGGCGGTTTCGTTTGCTGAGACGGTGAAGAGCTCCGCCCCCATCTTCACGGTGATCATGTCTCGGATGATTCTGGGGGAGTACACAG TTTCACCTGGGAAGACCGAGTCCTCGAGGATTGCGACGTGCGCGGCTGTCGGAGCGTGGATCCTGGGAcgcttttgcttattttttgtacACCTTTTTTGA